The following are encoded in a window of Sulfitobacter sp. S190 genomic DNA:
- a CDS encoding response regulator, translated as MADDTTKPGSSEDIGNHIPYLRRYARALTGSQASGDAFAAAALEAILTDRSVLDGTDTKTGLFRVLYGIWASAGAPIEDGEEGARAKAQKHLAKLTNNSREALLLHTIEGFSYGDIGTIIDVEANEAEELVNIARQEMADSVMGSVMIIEDEAIIAMDIESIVAEMGHRVTGIARTRDEAVELGKADQPDLILADIQLADNSSGIDAVNDLLTELGLRPVIFITAFPERLLTGDKPEPAFLISKPYTVDQVVSAVSQAMFFSSTETLHA; from the coding sequence ATGGCTGACGACACAACGAAACCTGGCTCCAGCGAAGATATCGGCAATCACATCCCGTATCTGCGCCGCTACGCACGCGCGCTCACCGGAAGCCAGGCAAGCGGCGACGCATTCGCGGCCGCGGCACTCGAAGCGATCCTGACCGACCGCAGTGTTCTGGATGGAACGGATACAAAGACCGGTTTGTTCCGTGTCCTTTACGGAATTTGGGCTAGCGCCGGTGCGCCGATCGAAGATGGTGAAGAAGGCGCGCGCGCCAAAGCGCAGAAACACCTCGCCAAGTTGACTAACAACAGCCGCGAAGCGTTGCTGCTGCACACGATCGAGGGCTTTTCCTACGGCGATATCGGCACGATCATCGATGTCGAGGCGAACGAGGCCGAAGAGCTCGTTAACATCGCGCGGCAGGAAATGGCGGACAGCGTCATGGGCTCCGTGATGATCATCGAAGACGAAGCGATCATCGCGATGGACATCGAATCCATCGTGGCCGAGATGGGTCACCGCGTGACAGGCATCGCCCGCACCCGCGATGAAGCCGTCGAACTCGGCAAAGCCGACCAACCGGATCTGATCCTTGCCGACATCCAATTGGCTGACAATTCGTCGGGCATCGATGCGGTCAATGACCTTCTGACGGAGCTGGGCCTGCGGCCGGTCATCTTCATCACCGCGTTCCCCGAGCGTTTGCTGACCGGTGACAAACCGGAACCGGCGTTCCTGATTTCCAAACCCTACACGGTGGATCAGGTCGTCTCCGCCGTGTCGCAGGCGATGTTCTTTTCGTCCACGGAAACCCTGCACGCGTAA
- a CDS encoding NepR family anti-sigma factor, with the protein MTEQGQKKTGGGVIDENLKRVYNEALDEGIPDRFKDLLDQLKQQDTQREPD; encoded by the coding sequence ATGACAGAGCAAGGGCAGAAGAAGACGGGCGGAGGTGTCATCGATGAGAACCTCAAGCGCGTGTACAATGAGGCACTCGATGAAGGCATTCCCGACCGTTTCAAAGATCTTCTGGATCAGCTGAAGCAGCAGGACACGCAAAGGGAGCCGGACTGA
- a CDS encoding RNA polymerase sigma factor, translating to MAARDPRDELVDHLPAMRAFAISLTRNGAIADDMVQDTLVKAWTNIEKFEVGTNMRAWLFTILRNTYYSSRRKSNREVADVDGVFTDNLAEKPAHDGHLQMQDFRVALAKLKDEQREALLLIGASGFSYEEAAEMCGVAVGTIKSRTNRARAQLAELMGLRDDEAMELTDDATMSVISASKVSSF from the coding sequence ATGGCAGCGCGCGATCCGCGCGATGAACTCGTCGATCACCTGCCCGCGATGCGGGCTTTTGCCATCAGCTTGACGCGCAATGGCGCGATTGCCGATGACATGGTGCAGGACACGCTGGTCAAGGCGTGGACAAATATCGAAAAGTTCGAGGTTGGCACCAACATGCGTGCCTGGCTTTTCACCATTTTGCGCAACACATACTATTCGTCGCGCCGCAAATCGAACCGCGAGGTGGCGGATGTCGATGGGGTATTTACGGATAACCTTGCCGAGAAACCGGCGCACGATGGTCACCTGCAAATGCAGGATTTCCGTGTCGCACTGGCCAAGCTGAAAGACGAGCAGCGCGAAGCATTGCTGTTGATCGGCGCATCGGGTTTTTCGTATGAGGAAGCGGCAGAAATGTGTGGCGTCGCGGTCGGCACGATCAAGAGCCGCACCAACAGAGCGAGAGCGCAGTTGGCTGAATTGATGGGTCTGAGGGATGACGAGGCGATGGAATTGACCGACGACGCGACGATGTCGGTGATCTCCGCCTCCAAAGTTTCCTCTTTCTAA
- a CDS encoding sensor histidine kinase: protein MSLIAVTEQAVATERTILQEAFGAGQALASIVKLVRTDPETCSSFMRTYMEGSGRYRLVGFIGRDGLMSCSSHDAVFDFSTYSGFGASMDTPARSVSTNPLGPISREAVVLVNVPVFENDVMVGYVVLSIAQANLNALEPVPLDHDPVAVITFSDEGKILSSGADQTRVTPQLPRDYTLKQLTGENRQVFEVPNAEGTPRVYAIVPLIPGKVFAMSIWPIDTPFLETDFSGRISSLLPVLMWLASLVVAFWALHRLAITHIRKLGRQMRHFALNRTLPRHPLGERVPHEIVAMEQSFLGMADSILQDEARSEDNLRQKNILLKEVHHRVKNNLQLISSIMNMQIRQAPTEANRMVLQRLQDRILSLATVHKNLYQDNEMTRVDGGALLKEIVARNLAVGLSQSSGVQVTEDYDDIMVGPDDAAPLTLLVSEAVTNALKYVPQGEGHTSNISVSLKYVGPEEAELRVVNTSGGEPPEGGTGLGSRLILAFARQLNGELSTRDDDGVHVLSLRFPVPSVEKQVYDY from the coding sequence TTGTCATTGATCGCGGTGACGGAACAGGCGGTCGCGACGGAACGGACCATATTGCAAGAAGCGTTCGGCGCGGGGCAGGCGCTTGCGTCGATCGTGAAACTGGTGCGGACCGACCCTGAAACATGTTCGTCCTTCATGCGCACGTATATGGAGGGATCGGGCCGGTACCGTCTGGTCGGGTTCATCGGTCGCGACGGGCTGATGTCATGCTCTTCGCACGATGCGGTTTTCGACTTTTCGACCTACAGCGGTTTCGGCGCTTCGATGGACACGCCAGCGCGCAGTGTATCGACCAACCCGCTCGGGCCCATCAGCCGGGAAGCGGTGGTGCTGGTGAATGTGCCGGTATTCGAGAACGACGTGATGGTCGGCTATGTCGTCTTGTCGATCGCGCAAGCTAACCTGAACGCGCTTGAACCCGTGCCCTTGGACCACGATCCGGTGGCGGTGATCACCTTCAGCGACGAGGGCAAGATACTGTCGTCCGGGGCGGACCAGACGCGGGTGACGCCCCAGTTGCCCCGCGATTACACGCTCAAGCAGCTGACAGGCGAAAATCGTCAGGTGTTCGAGGTGCCCAACGCGGAAGGCACGCCGCGCGTCTATGCCATTGTCCCGCTTATCCCCGGCAAGGTTTTCGCGATGAGCATCTGGCCCATCGATACGCCGTTTCTGGAGACGGATTTTAGCGGCCGGATTTCATCGCTGCTGCCGGTGTTGATGTGGCTGGCCAGCCTTGTTGTGGCGTTCTGGGCGCTGCACCGGCTGGCGATCACCCATATCCGCAAACTCGGCCGGCAGATGCGGCACTTTGCGCTGAACCGCACGCTGCCCCGCCACCCGCTTGGCGAACGCGTCCCCCACGAGATCGTCGCGATGGAACAGTCATTCCTCGGAATGGCGGATTCGATCCTGCAGGATGAGGCGCGGTCCGAAGATAATCTGCGGCAGAAGAACATCCTGCTGAAAGAAGTGCATCACAGGGTGAAGAATAACCTGCAGCTGATTTCGTCGATCATGAACATGCAGATCCGGCAGGCCCCGACCGAGGCCAACAGGATGGTCCTGCAACGGCTGCAGGACCGTATTCTCAGCCTCGCGACCGTGCACAAGAACCTCTACCAGGATAACGAGATGACCCGTGTGGACGGGGGTGCGCTGCTCAAGGAGATCGTGGCGCGCAATCTGGCGGTGGGGCTGTCGCAGTCGTCCGGCGTGCAGGTTACAGAGGATTACGACGATATCATGGTCGGACCCGATGATGCAGCCCCGCTGACGTTGCTGGTGTCCGAAGCGGTTACGAATGCGTTGAAGTACGTCCCGCAGGGCGAAGGCCATACATCGAATATCTCGGTCAGCTTGAAATACGTCGGTCCGGAGGAGGCGGAACTGCGGGTGGTGAACACCAGCGGTGGCGAGCCACCCGAGGGGGGGACCGGGCTGGGTTCGCGGCTGATCCTTGCCTTTGCGCGGCAATTGAACGGCGAATTGAGCACCCGCGATGACGACGGTGTGCACGTCCTCAGCCTGCGCTTTCCGGTGCCGTCGGTGGAAAAACAGGTCTATGACTACTGA
- a CDS encoding cupin domain-containing protein, which produces MDIGHRLKTIRVERGLSQRELAQRAGLTNGTISLIETDKTSPSVASLKSLLDAIPISMAEFFTPIEETGAKVFYRADEFTELAPQGPGQVSLRQLGNAREHSLQVLHESYPPGADTGPELLSHEGEEAGIITRGEIEITVGDDVAVLGAGEGYLFDSRLPHRFRNIGREECEIVSALTPPSF; this is translated from the coding sequence TTGGATATTGGACACCGGCTGAAAACGATCCGCGTTGAACGTGGGCTGTCACAGCGTGAATTGGCACAGCGGGCTGGCCTGACCAACGGCACGATCTCCTTGATCGAAACCGATAAAACCAGCCCCTCCGTGGCGTCGTTGAAATCCCTGCTCGACGCGATCCCGATCTCGATGGCAGAATTCTTCACCCCGATTGAGGAAACTGGCGCAAAGGTGTTCTACCGCGCTGACGAATTCACCGAACTGGCCCCTCAAGGGCCCGGGCAGGTCTCATTGCGGCAATTGGGCAACGCGCGCGAGCACAGCCTTCAGGTGCTGCACGAATCCTATCCGCCCGGTGCTGATACCGGCCCCGAGCTTTTGTCACACGAAGGCGAAGAAGCGGGCATTATCACGCGCGGAGAAATTGAGATTACAGTCGGGGACGACGTGGCCGTGCTGGGCGCGGGCGAGGGCTATCTCTTCGATAGCCGCCTGCCACACAGGTTTCGCAACATCGGCCGTGAAGAGTGCGAGATCGTATCGGCACTGACACCTCCATCCTTCTGA
- the gabT gene encoding 4-aminobutyrate--2-oxoglutarate transaminase, with product MASTAKRGTRKTAAKKKPQIAIVAPVEPKTYSNADLVARRDAAVPRGVASAAPVYAAHAENAELWDVDGNRYIDFVGGIGVLNTGHRHPSVVAAAKAQEDLYTHTSFQVVPYAPYIELAERLNALAPGHAPKKTLLVTTGAEAVENAVKIARAATGRPGVIAFTGGYHGRTLLTLGMTGKISPYKKDVGPFPSDIFRAPFPSVRDGITVDDALTGLKNLFLTDAQPERVAAIIIEPVLGEGGYIPVPTEMMVALRAICDEHGILLIADEVQAGFGRTGTWFAVEHSGVTPDLITVAKSMAGGYPLAGVIGRADIMDAMEPGGLGGTYGGNPVACAAALAAIDAIEHEGLLARSTAMGDKLKARFAEIGARAAPFRMWDIRGVGAMVAVELVTDFDSAAPDGALTKRVIAHALKRGLLLLSCGMHGNAIRVMVPLTASDEILEEGLAIFEEALAAAVAE from the coding sequence ATGGCCAGCACTGCAAAACGCGGCACCCGTAAGACCGCAGCCAAGAAGAAACCACAGATCGCGATCGTCGCCCCTGTGGAGCCGAAAACATACTCGAATGCGGATCTGGTTGCGCGCCGTGATGCGGCCGTGCCGCGCGGTGTGGCATCGGCGGCGCCGGTGTATGCTGCGCATGCAGAAAACGCGGAGTTGTGGGACGTGGACGGCAACCGCTACATCGATTTCGTCGGTGGCATCGGTGTGTTGAACACAGGTCACCGTCATCCGTCCGTCGTTGCCGCAGCAAAGGCGCAGGAAGATCTGTATACGCACACCTCTTTCCAGGTCGTGCCCTACGCGCCTTATATCGAGTTGGCCGAACGGCTGAACGCGCTGGCCCCCGGGCATGCGCCAAAGAAGACATTGCTGGTGACCACGGGCGCGGAAGCGGTGGAAAACGCGGTCAAGATCGCCCGCGCGGCGACGGGTCGTCCCGGTGTGATCGCCTTTACCGGCGGCTACCACGGCCGGACACTGCTGACATTGGGCATGACCGGCAAAATCAGCCCCTACAAGAAAGACGTGGGCCCGTTCCCGTCGGATATCTTCCGCGCCCCGTTCCCGTCGGTGCGTGACGGGATTACCGTGGATGACGCGCTGACCGGTCTGAAGAACCTGTTCCTGACCGATGCGCAGCCGGAGCGTGTTGCCGCCATCATCATCGAACCGGTGCTGGGCGAAGGCGGATATATCCCCGTACCGACCGAAATGATGGTAGCACTGCGGGCAATCTGCGACGAACACGGCATTCTGCTGATTGCGGACGAAGTGCAGGCGGGCTTTGGCCGCACGGGCACATGGTTTGCGGTCGAGCATTCCGGCGTCACGCCTGATCTGATCACCGTCGCGAAATCCATGGCGGGTGGTTATCCGCTGGCGGGCGTCATCGGTCGGGCCGATATCATGGATGCGATGGAGCCCGGTGGCTTGGGCGGCACCTACGGCGGCAATCCCGTCGCCTGCGCCGCGGCGCTTGCCGCGATCGATGCGATCGAGCACGAGGGCCTTCTGGCGCGGTCCACGGCGATGGGCGACAAGCTCAAGGCGCGGTTTGCCGAGATCGGCGCCCGCGCGGCACCTTTCCGCATGTGGGATATCCGCGGTGTCGGCGCGATGGTTGCGGTCGAGCTTGTCACCGATTTCGACAGCGCGGCCCCCGATGGTGCCCTGACTAAACGGGTCATTGCGCATGCGCTCAAGCGGGGTCTGTTGTTGTTGTCTTGCGGGATGCACGGCAACGCAATTCGCGTGATGGTGCCGCTGACGGCCTCTGACGAGATCCTCGAGGAAGGTCTGGCGATCTTTGAAGAGGCGCTGGCGGCAGCCGTCGCCGAATAG
- a CDS encoding FMN-binding glutamate synthase family protein — translation MTQLSELKRFTVFGSVVILTVLSLLAALIWSAWFLLAFVVFGALSLLGWHDVRQPQHSILRNYPVLGHMRFLFEGIRPEIRQYLIENDQDEEPFSRDARSLVYQRAKGQEDARPFGTRQRVYDAGYSWVTHSVQPKHIDDSDFRITIGNDQCKQPYLSSIYNISAMSFGSLSAQAILALNKGAKLGGFAHDTGEGSVSRYHKEGGGDLIYQVASGYFGARASDGSFDPDKYAKTASLPQIKMIELKLSQGAKPGHGGMLPASKITEEIAEARGIPMGEDCVSPAAHSAFSTPLEMMHFLKQLRDLSGGKPVGFKLCIGHQREFMCMVKAMLETDIIPDFIVVDGAEGGTGAAPLEFANHVGMPMVEGLTFVHNTLRGAGIRDRIKIGAAGKIVSAFDIARALSLGADWCNSARGFMFAVGCIQAQACHTNHCPVGVATQDPIRARALDPEHKSQRVARFHRNTLEALGEMTGAAGLTAPCDFLPHHLMQRQSDRSMVQGNQAFPYLPEGFLTDPDAADHMGYKERWSRASADSFTPPEIVF, via the coding sequence ATGACCCAACTCTCGGAACTCAAACGCTTCACCGTTTTCGGCTCGGTGGTGATTCTCACGGTCCTGTCTCTACTTGCGGCGCTGATCTGGTCGGCATGGTTCCTTCTGGCATTCGTGGTCTTCGGCGCGCTCAGCCTTCTGGGCTGGCACGACGTGCGCCAGCCACAGCACTCGATCCTGCGCAATTATCCGGTGCTGGGCCACATGCGCTTCCTGTTCGAAGGCATCCGGCCCGAAATCCGCCAATACCTCATCGAAAATGACCAGGACGAAGAACCGTTCAGCCGCGACGCGCGCAGCCTTGTGTACCAGCGGGCCAAGGGTCAGGAAGACGCCCGCCCGTTCGGCACCCGCCAGCGTGTCTACGACGCGGGCTATAGCTGGGTGACCCATTCGGTGCAGCCAAAGCACATCGACGACAGTGATTTCCGCATCACGATCGGCAATGACCAGTGCAAACAGCCTTATCTTTCCTCGATCTACAACATCTCTGCCATGAGCTTCGGGTCGCTCTCCGCCCAGGCCATTCTGGCCCTGAACAAGGGCGCAAAGCTTGGGGGTTTTGCCCATGACACCGGTGAGGGATCGGTCAGCCGCTATCACAAGGAAGGCGGCGGCGATCTTATTTATCAGGTGGCGTCGGGATATTTCGGGGCGCGCGCATCCGACGGCAGCTTTGATCCCGACAAATACGCCAAGACCGCGTCGCTGCCGCAGATCAAGATGATCGAGCTTAAACTCAGCCAGGGCGCGAAACCCGGTCACGGCGGCATGCTGCCTGCGTCCAAGATCACCGAGGAAATCGCCGAAGCCCGCGGCATCCCCATGGGCGAGGACTGCGTCTCTCCCGCGGCGCATTCCGCGTTTTCCACACCTCTGGAAATGATGCATTTCCTGAAACAACTGCGCGACCTGTCGGGCGGCAAACCTGTGGGCTTCAAACTGTGTATCGGTCACCAGCGCGAATTCATGTGCATGGTCAAAGCCATGCTCGAGACCGACATCATCCCCGACTTTATAGTGGTCGACGGAGCCGAAGGCGGCACCGGTGCCGCGCCCCTCGAATTTGCGAACCACGTCGGCATGCCGATGGTCGAAGGGCTGACCTTTGTGCACAACACCCTGCGCGGGGCGGGCATCCGCGACCGGATCAAGATCGGGGCCGCAGGCAAGATCGTATCGGCCTTTGACATCGCCCGCGCCCTTTCGCTGGGTGCGGACTGGTGCAATTCGGCGCGCGGCTTCATGTTTGCCGTGGGCTGCATTCAGGCACAGGCCTGCCACACGAACCACTGCCCGGTCGGCGTCGCGACACAGGACCCGATCCGCGCGCGCGCGCTGGACCCCGAACACAAATCCCAACGTGTCGCCCGCTTCCACCGCAACACGCTCGAAGCGCTGGGCGAAATGACCGGGGCCGCCGGTCTGACCGCACCGTGTGATTTCTTGCCACACCACCTGATGCAGCGCCAATCGGACAGGTCGATGGTGCAGGGCAATCAGGCATTCCCGTATTTGCCCGAAGGGTTCCTGACCGATCCTGATGCGGCCGATCACATGGGGTACAAAGAACGCTGGAGCCGCGCCAGCGCAGACAGCTTTACCCCGCCCGAAATCGTATTCTGA
- a CDS encoding TAXI family TRAP transporter solute-binding subunit — MKMFQTIAFAGAMLAGTTAVAQEKFITIGTGGQTGVYFVVGQSICRLVNRGSDDHGLKCTAPSTGGSIANINAIKAGDMDMGVAQSDWQFHAFNGTSKFEGDKFDNLRAVFSVHGEPFNVIARKDSGIKSFDDLKGKRVNIGNPGSGQRATMEVVMDAKGWTLDDFALASELKPAEQAAALGDNKVDAIIYTVGHPNGSIQEAVSTIDAELVPVTGDAIQGLIDDNPYYAAATIPGGMYKGTDADVNTFGVKATFVTSADVDNDVVYQVVKAVFDNFDRFKRLHPAFENLTEEEMISGGLSAPLHDGAAMYYKERGWIE, encoded by the coding sequence ATGAAGATGTTCCAAACGATTGCTTTTGCCGGTGCAATGCTGGCAGGCACGACTGCGGTTGCGCAGGAGAAATTCATCACCATCGGGACCGGCGGCCAGACCGGTGTCTACTTTGTTGTGGGCCAGTCCATTTGCCGTCTGGTGAACCGTGGATCCGACGATCACGGCCTGAAGTGCACAGCCCCTTCGACGGGCGGGTCCATCGCCAACATCAACGCGATCAAGGCGGGTGACATGGATATGGGCGTGGCCCAGTCCGACTGGCAGTTCCACGCGTTCAACGGCACCTCGAAGTTCGAGGGTGACAAGTTCGACAACCTGCGCGCGGTTTTCTCCGTGCACGGTGAGCCATTCAACGTCATCGCGCGCAAAGACAGCGGCATCAAATCCTTTGACGATCTCAAGGGCAAGCGGGTCAACATCGGCAACCCCGGTTCCGGCCAGCGCGCCACGATGGAAGTCGTGATGGACGCCAAAGGCTGGACGCTGGATGACTTCGCGCTCGCGTCGGAGCTGAAGCCGGCAGAGCAGGCGGCAGCACTGGGTGACAACAAGGTCGATGCGATCATCTACACGGTCGGCCACCCCAATGGCTCCATTCAGGAAGCGGTATCGACCATTGATGCCGAACTGGTGCCTGTCACCGGCGACGCGATTCAGGGTCTGATCGATGACAACCCGTACTATGCGGCGGCCACGATTCCGGGCGGCATGTACAAAGGTACAGATGCCGATGTGAACACCTTTGGCGTAAAGGCGACATTCGTGACCTCCGCCGATGTGGACAACGACGTTGTTTATCAGGTGGTGAAGGCCGTGTTTGACAACTTTGACCGGTTCAAGCGGTTGCACCCTGCGTTCGAAAACCTGACCGAAGAAGAAATGATCTCGGGCGGGCTGTCCGCGCCACTGCATGACGGTGCGGCCATGTACTACAAAGAACGCGGTTGGATTGAATAA
- a CDS encoding TRAP transporter permease: MTDHDQQQAAAVEAEAAGRGGLDQQELDELVASSDTGGRSVAGPVGILLMLVALAWSLFQLYIASPFGLFNDTLARSIHLGFAVFLGILAFPAARTTFQIALGVIVPLALAALFMLSAKEGVAVWWIPIPAIAIAATVVLGSPKDRIPIWEWALGIAAAATALYLFMFYRDIADRVGAPIMQDYVVAVVGLMCLLEATRRALGPALMIVASVFLMYTVLGPQMPSMIAHKGNSLSEIVNHQWITTEGVFGIALGVSTSFVFLFVLFGSLLDRAGAGNYFIQVAFSLMGHMKGGPAKAAVVSSAMTGLISGSSIANVVTTGTFTIPLMKKVGFSSEKAGAVEVASSVNGQIMPPVMGAAAFLMVEYVGIAYFDVVKHAFLPAVISYIALVYIVHLEALKAGMEGLPRPVEPKPWVAWLMSLAFTIAVVCGISFAVYYGMGWLRPAFPETAGYIIFAFLTAVYVGLLYVASKEKPLELDDPNEPVTKLPLPGPTIRSGLHYILPVVVLVWALMVDRLSPGLSAFWATAYMVFILLTQRPLMAMFRGNSDLGNSIKAGFLDLIDGLVTGARNMIGIGIATATAGIIVGAVSQTGVGAALADVVEALSGGYILAMLALTAVLSLILGMGLPTTANYIVVSALLAPVIVTLGQQNGLIVPLIAVHLFVFYFGIMADVTPPVGLASFAAAAVSGGDPIKTGFVAFFYSLRTAALPFLFIFNTELLLIDVTWAQGIFVFIVATIAMLLFAAATQGWFLAKNRFYETIALLLIAFTLFRPGFWMDMVSPPFSEAEPTEIAQAAADTPVGEPLRVRVAGQDGFGDPIEFVALVDMPEGATGEERLENAGLVFRTDGDKMIIDDVAFNSPAQNAGLDWDQEVLRVLKPEPQPSKYLMFIPALLLLAAIVMLQRGRNARAPRQTAAA; this comes from the coding sequence ATGACAGATCACGATCAACAACAAGCTGCCGCAGTCGAGGCAGAGGCCGCAGGTCGCGGTGGGCTCGACCAGCAGGAACTCGACGAACTTGTCGCGTCCTCTGATACCGGCGGCAGGTCGGTCGCGGGGCCTGTCGGCATCCTGCTGATGCTTGTGGCGCTCGCGTGGTCGCTGTTCCAGTTGTACATCGCGTCGCCCTTCGGGTTGTTCAATGATACGCTGGCGCGGTCCATTCACCTGGGCTTTGCGGTGTTTCTTGGCATTTTGGCGTTCCCCGCGGCGCGTACGACCTTCCAGATTGCGCTGGGGGTGATTGTCCCGCTGGCGCTTGCCGCCCTTTTCATGCTGTCGGCCAAAGAGGGCGTCGCCGTGTGGTGGATCCCGATCCCGGCCATCGCGATTGCGGCCACGGTGGTGCTTGGGTCGCCCAAGGACCGGATACCGATCTGGGAGTGGGCGCTGGGCATCGCGGCTGCGGCGACCGCGCTTTACCTTTTCATGTTTTACCGCGACATCGCCGACCGTGTGGGCGCGCCGATCATGCAGGATTACGTCGTGGCCGTCGTGGGCCTGATGTGTCTGCTGGAGGCCACCCGCCGTGCGCTGGGGCCCGCGTTGATGATCGTTGCATCCGTGTTCCTGATGTATACGGTTCTGGGGCCACAGATGCCTTCGATGATTGCACACAAAGGCAATTCCCTTTCCGAAATCGTCAATCACCAGTGGATCACGACCGAAGGTGTGTTCGGCATCGCGCTGGGCGTTTCGACATCGTTCGTGTTTTTGTTCGTGCTGTTTGGATCGCTCCTGGATCGTGCGGGCGCGGGCAACTATTTCATTCAGGTCGCCTTTAGCCTCATGGGCCATATGAAGGGCGGACCAGCGAAAGCTGCGGTTGTGTCCTCTGCTATGACCGGTTTGATTTCCGGCTCGTCCATCGCGAATGTCGTGACCACGGGTACGTTTACGATCCCGCTGATGAAGAAGGTCGGGTTCAGTTCGGAAAAGGCCGGCGCGGTCGAAGTCGCGTCGTCGGTCAACGGGCAGATCATGCCGCCGGTGATGGGGGCTGCGGCCTTCCTGATGGTCGAATATGTCGGCATCGCCTATTTCGATGTGGTCAAACACGCCTTCCTGCCAGCGGTCATTTCCTACATCGCGCTGGTCTATATCGTGCACCTCGAGGCGCTGAAGGCCGGGATGGAGGGCTTGCCCCGTCCGGTGGAACCAAAGCCGTGGGTCGCGTGGCTTATGAGCCTTGCGTTCACCATTGCCGTTGTGTGCGGCATCAGCTTTGCCGTTTACTATGGCATGGGCTGGTTGCGTCCGGCGTTCCCCGAGACGGCGGGCTATATCATCTTTGCCTTCCTCACGGCGGTCTATGTCGGGCTTTTGTATGTGGCATCCAAGGAAAAGCCGCTGGAGCTGGATGATCCGAACGAGCCGGTGACCAAGCTGCCTTTGCCCGGTCCGACAATCCGCTCCGGTTTGCACTACATCCTGCCCGTTGTCGTGCTGGTCTGGGCGTTGATGGTGGATCGATTGTCGCCGGGTCTGTCGGCGTTCTGGGCCACGGCATACATGGTGTTCATCCTGCTCACACAGCGTCCGTTGATGGCGATGTTCCGCGGGAACAGCGATCTGGGCAACAGCATCAAGGCCGGTTTTCTTGACTTGATCGACGGTCTGGTCACCGGGGCGCGCAACATGATCGGGATCGGCATCGCCACGGCGACCGCAGGTATCATCGTGGGCGCGGTCAGCCAGACCGGCGTGGGTGCCGCGCTCGCCGATGTGGTCGAAGCGCTGTCAGGGGGGTATATCCTCGCGATGCTGGCGTTGACCGCCGTCCTGTCGCTGATCCTCGGTATGGGCCTGCCGACGACGGCCAACTACATCGTTGTATCGGCGTTGCTGGCGCCGGTGATCGTGACGCTGGGCCAGCAGAACGGTCTGATTGTGCCGCTTATCGCCGTGCACCTCTTTGTGTTCTACTTCGGGATCATGGCCGATGTGACCCCGCCTGTCGGGCTTGCCAGTTTTGCCGCCGCCGCCGTTTCCGGGGGCGATCCGATCAAGACGGGTTTCGTCGCATTCTTCTACAGTTTACGGACTGCCGCGCTGCCTTTCCTGTTCATCTTCAACACGGAGCTGTTGTTGATCGATGTGACGTGGGCACAGGGGATATTTGTGTTCATCGTGGCGACCATCGCGATGTTGTTGTTCGCGGCGGCAACGCAGGGGTGGTTCCTTGCCAAGAACCGGTTTTACGAGACCATCGCGTTGCTGTTGATCGCGTTCACCCTGTTCCGGCCGGGATTCTGGATGGATATGGTGTCGCCGCCCTTCTCCGAGGCGGAGCCGACCGAGATCGCGCAGGCTGCGGCGGATACACCGGTGGGTGAGCCACTGCGCGTGCGCGTGGCCGGTCAGGACGGTTTCGGCGATCCGATCGAATTTGTCGCACTGGTCGACATGCCGGAGGGCGCAACCGGCGAAGAGCGTCTGGAAAACGCGGGTCTGGTGTTCCGCACGGACGGGGACAAAATGATCATCGACGATGTGGCGTTCAATTCGCCCGCTCAAAACGCGGGGCTCGATTGGGATCAGGAGGTCTTGAGGGTGCTCAAGCCCGAGCCACAGCCCAGCAAATACCTGATGTTCATTCCTGCACTGCTGCTTTTGGCAGCGATTGTCATGCTGCAACGGGGCCGCAACGCGCGCGCCCCGCGGCAGACGGCGGCGGCATAG